The DNA segment GGATTCGAGCGGCTTGTTCAGAACGTTGAGCAGCACCTCGCTGACGCCCTTGATGATCTCGGCCTTTTCTTCGGCGGTGACCGAATTGCGGCCTGGTGCGCTTCCCTCGCGGGTAACCTGTACGGTGACTATCGGCATTGCAGTCTCCTTTGCGGGAATTGTTTGCGTCTTGAACCGCGGCCGCTCCTTGCTGTGCTGGTTACCAGCGTCCGGCGTTCTGGCCGCCGTCGACGTGGAGGATCTCGCCGGTGACGAAACCCGCGGTCTCCAGGTAAAGAACGGCGTCGACGATGTCGCGGATATCGCCCAGGCGGCCGACCGGGTGCAGTCCGGCCAGCGCCGAGTGCGTCTCGGGCGCATGCATGGGAGTCTTGATGATCCCCGGGGAGACCGCGTTGACGCGAATGCCGCTCTTCGAGAACTCCATCGCCAGCGACCGGGTCACCGCGTTCAGGCCACCCTTGGTCAGGGAGGCAAGGGCGGACGGCATGCCGACCATCGGCTGGTCGACCAGGCTGGTGGTGATGCTGACGATGTGGCCCGAGCCCTGCTTCAGCATCTCTGCGGCGGCGCGCCGGGTGATGTGGAAGAAGCCGGCCACGTTCACGCCGAGGTTATGCTCGTAGTCCTCCTCGGACATTTCGACGAACGGCTTGGCGAGGAAGACGCCTGCATTGTTAACCAGCGAGTCAATGCGGCCGTAGCGCTCGAGCGCTTCTCGCACGATCCGCTCCGCGGTCTCCGGCTTGCTGATATCGCCGGCGACCGTGTGAATATCCGGGTCGGCGCTCGGCTTGATCGACCGGGAAGTGGCGACGACGCGGTAATTCCGGTCGCGGTAGGCGCGAACCAGTCCCGCGCCGATGCCTTGTGACGCGCCGGTGATGATGACGACTTTCTGTTCGGTAGCCATGGTCATGATCCTTTTTCGATTGCAGCGGCCGCTTCCCTGCGTCCGCCCTCCGCCCTCGGCTTTGGTGCAATTGAAGTTAGATCTGTCCGTTCGTTGGGAGAATTGCCGGCGTTTGACGGACACTCATCCGTAAAACGGCATAATCAGCGGAGCGTACCCGCTTCTGCCGCCAGGCGAGCAAATTCGGAGCGCAGACGCGGCGCGGCGAAGTTGACAAAGGCACGGACCTTCGGCACGGACATGCGGCCTTGAGGTGCGAGCATATGCGCCGGCAGGGGCGGATGCTCGGCGTCGGCGAGCACGATCCTGAGGCGCCCGTCTCTCACATACTCCGCGACATGGTAGGAATAGAGCCGGGTCAGGCCGTGGCCCGCGGCCGCTGAAGCGGCTGCAGCCCGCACGCTATTGACGATGCATCTTGGCGTGAACTGGACCGTTCGGGGAATGGACGAGCCCTTGGCGGGCGTAAAGCTCCAGGACTCAAGACCGAAATTGGTGAATGCTACGATCTGATGCTTGGCGAGGTCCGCCGGTTCATCGATGCGGGGATGATTGGCGAGGTATCGAGGCGAGGCGACCACGACGCGCCGGACGTCGCCGCCGAGCCGGGTGGAGATGAGTGACGAATCCGGCAGATGGCCTATGCGCAAGGCGATATCGACTCCTTCGTCCACTAGGTTGACGAGCCGATCGAGAAGAAGAAGCTGGGCCGACACGGCGGGGTAGAGGTCGAGGAAATCATCGAGAATGGGGCGAAGCATCTCTTCACCGAGGATCGGTGGCGCCGAAATCGTCAACATCCCACGGGGCGCGGAGCGCTCTCCTCCTGCGAGCATGTCGGCTTCCTCGAGGTCGGTGAGCACCCGCCGACAGGCGGCCGCGTAGCGTTGCCCGGCCTCGCTCAACTTGAGCGTGCGGGTCGTGCGATGCAAGAGCTCGACACCGACATGGGCTTCCAGGAAGCTCAGCGCCCGGCTGACCGCCGTTGGCGATCGCTTCAGCCGGCGAGCGGCCCCCGCGAGACTGCCCTCGTCGATCGCGGTGATGAACACTTTCATTGCATCGATGCGATCCATCTTATTCTGCCGTTTCGCGGGAGAGTGACTGTCGTGCACCAAGTATTCCCGCGAAGGCGGCAAGAAGCAAATATTATGCAGAGGAAGCCGCTGCAACCGGCCAATATCCGGCCAAGTACGAAGAATAGGCTGCGTAGCTAGGATGTCTGTGCCCGTGTGGTCATGGACGAGCTCCCTGACAGTACGAAGCCCCGAGTTCGAGAATTATCCCGGCGATCCACGTTTGGGCGCCTCAAAAGAGGGAGAATGACGATGAAAATCTTGATGGTTTTGACTTCGCATGACCAGCTCGGGAACACCGGCAAGCCGACCGGTTTCTGGCTCGAGGAGTTCGCGGCACCCTATTATGTTTTCAAGGACGCCGGCGCGGAGATCACACTTGCTTCGCCAAAGGGCGGCCAGCCACCGATCGATCCCAAGAGCGACGAGCCGGGCAACCAGACCGAGGCGATGGAGCGCTTCAAGAAAGATCCGGCGGCGCAGAAGGCGCTGGCAACTACAATAAAGCTCGGCGAGGTCAAAGCGGATGGCTTCGACGCGATCTTCTATCCGGGTGGCCACGGCCCGCTGTGGGATCTCGCCGACGACAAGAACTCGATCACCTTGATCGAGGATTTCTACAACGCCGGCAAGCCGGTCGCGGCCGTTTGTCATGGCCCGGCTGTCCTGCACAAGGTAACCTATCAGGGACAGCCTATCGTCAAGGGAAAGCGCGTCACCGGCTTCACCAACTCCGAGGAGGAAGCGGTGCAGCTGACCGACGTTGTGCCGTTCCTTGTCGAAGACGAGCTGAAACGTCTGGGCGGGCGCTACGAAAAGGCCGCCGATTGGGCTGATTTCACCGTCGTGGACGGGCGGCTGATTACCGGCCAAAACCCGTCTTCGTCGACATCGGCCGCCAAGGAACTGCTGAAGCTTCTGCAGTAGCCGTTTCTGGCGCGGGCTGTTCGCCGGCTGCATTTTTTGCGGGTGCAGGAGGTTCCGCGGGACCTCCTGCTGCATTTTGATACACATCCGCTTGAGAGAGGACACAAGCCGGATACTTCGCTCTGGTCCCTTGCTGCGCGTGTCAAGCGCGACCGACGCCGGATAAGGCCTTGGTCCATTGCAGAGGGACGATGATGATCCTTTTCACGATAGCTTACCTCGCAGGTGTGCTGACGATTGTCAGCCCCTGCATCCTCCCGGTTTTGCCCTTCGTGTTTTCCAGAGCCGGCCAGCCATTCGCGCGGAGCATTCTTCCGATGCTCATCGGAAAGGTCGTCACTTTCGCGGGCGTGGCGACGCTCGCCGCGATTGGCGGGGACTGGGCCGTCCAGGCGAATGAGGCCGGCCGATATGCGGCAATAGCGGTGCTCGCGGTCTTCGGCGTAATGCTGCTCTCGCCGCAACTGGCGGCGATCGTCACCCGACCGGCAGTCGCGCTCGGCAATCGCCTTTCGCAACGGACGGTGGGGCAAAAGGCGAGCGTTGGAGCATCTCTGCTCCTTGGTGTCGCAACCGGGCTTCTATGGGCGCCCTGCGCCGGTCCGATCCTGGGGCTGGTCCTGACCGGTGCCGCGCTCCATGGCGCCAATGTCGAGACGACTCTTCTGCTGACGGCCTACGCGGCGGGCGCGGCCACCTCGCTCGCCCTCGCTGTACTCGCCGGCGGAAGGGTGTTCGCGGCGATGAAGCGGTCGCTCGGTCTCGGCGAACGTCTGAGGCAGGGGCTCGGCATCACCGTGCTCGCCGGCGTCGCGGCAATTGCGCTCGGCCTCGACACCGGGCTTCTGGCACGCCTGTCTTATGCGGGCACGACGAACCTTGAGCAAGCGCTCCTCAACCGTCTGCGTGCCGACGCCTCCGGAGCGACGACCGTCGATCGTGCCGCATCGCCCGCGGATCGCCAGCAGCAGACCTATCGAAGCAGCTTGCCGGTGGAGGGTATTCTTCCTCCGCTCGACGGCGCCGTAGAGTGGCTGAATTCCAAGCCGCTGACAGTGGAAGCGCTGCGCGGCAAGGTCGTGCTCATCGATTTTTGGACCTACTCCTGCATCAACTGCATTCGCACGATCCCCTATGTTCGCGCCTGGGCGGAGAAGTACCGGGATCAGGGCCTGGTGGTTATCGGCGTGCATGCACCTGAATTCGCCTTCGAGAAGAGCATCGACAACGTCAAGCGGGCGGTCCGGGATTTCAAGATCGGCTATCCCGTTGCGATCGACAACGACTTCGCCATCTGGCGCGCCTTTGGGAACAGCTACTGGCCGGCGCACTATTTCATCGATGCCAAGGGTCAGATCAGGCATCACCACTTCGGGGAAGGCGACTATGAGCAGTCGGAGCGCGTCATACAGGACCTGCTGGCGGAAGCGGCGGGTGACCGCCGGGCGGGCAGCGGTCTTGTGAGGCCGGAGGTGAAAGGCGCCGAGGCGGCCCCCGATTTCGCCAACCTCCAGTCCGGAGAGGACTATGTCGGCTACATGCGCGCCGCGAACTTCGTATCGCCCGAAGGTGTCGCCGCCGATGAGCCACGCGACTATACGAGCGGAAAGCCACGCCTCAACCAGTGGGGCCTCGCCGGCAACTGGACGGTAGGGCCCGAGCAGGCGACACTCAATCGCGCCGGCGGCGGCATCACCTACAAGTTCAGCGCCCGCGACCTGCATCTCGTTCTCGGACCAGGGGCCGGTGGCAGGAAGGTACGCTTTCAGGTAAAAGTCGATGGCGTCGCACCGGGTCCGGATCACGGTGCAGATATCGATCGCGATGGCAACGGCGCTGTTTCGGAAACGCGGCTCTACCAACTGGTTCGCCAATCGGGAGAGGTGCGGGAGCGGACGTTCGAGATCCGCTTCCTAGATCCGGGCGTGGAAGCATTTGTCTTCACATTTGGATGAGCGGGCAACCTCAGGCAGCAAGGGTTGCGGCCCAGTCGGTTCCCGGCCGCACCCGGTCGAGCTCGCCCTCGCTCGCCTCGGCCGAGCCGCCCGGATCCTCGCGAGCACCACAAGAACCCGGAAGGAGAGTTCAAAAATGCGCTTTTTTGTTCTGGCCGTTGCCATCCTCGCACTCGCTGCCGCACCCTGTGCCTGGGATTCCGATCCGCGGGAGCCGTCAGCAATCTCGGCGCTCTTCGGTGGACCGCCGCCTTGGCCTGGCGCGGGTTCGCTGCCGGAAGGGCCTACGCCTGCCTTTGGGGCGCTCGAACGATAAAGGACGTGCCGGCATAGAGCGGATGTCCTAAAATGCCGGATATATGACATTTGAGCCATGGCCGTTTCGGCCTACTATCAGGCTCCAAATCCAACGGAAAGGAGCCGTCATGACCCAGCATTCGAAAGGTACCGCTCTTATCACCGGCGCATCCTCGGGCATTGGTGCGATCTATGCCGATCGCCTTGCGCGCAAGGGATATGACTTGATCCTGGTCGCCCGCAACCAGGCCCGCCTCGACGAACTGGCCAGGCGCCTTGCCGACGATACCGGCCGCACCGTCGAAGTGGTCACCGCGGATCTCGGCAAAAAGGCCGATCTCCACCGTATCGGGCAGATCCTTCAGACCGACGCCAGCATCACCATGCTGGTCAATAACGCCGGCATCGGCGCGACCGCCCCGCTGCTCGACTCCGATATCGAGAAGATGGAAGAGATGATCACGCTGAACGTCAGCGCGTTGACGCGGCTGACCTATGCGGCGGTCCCTGGCTTCGTTGCCCGCGGGAACGGTGCGATCATCAACATCGCTTCGATCGTCGGCATCGCTCCGGAAGTGCTGAACGGCGTCTACGGCGGCAGCAAGGCCTTCGTGCTCGCTTTCACCTTGTCGCTTCAAAAGGAGCTTGCCGAAAAGAATATCCGCATCCAGGCCGTACTCCCTGGCGCGACGGCGACCGATTTCTGGGGCATTGCCGGAACGCCATTGGAGCATGTGCCAAGTGAGATCGTCATGCCCGCCGAGGACATGGTGGACGCCGCTCTTGCCGGCTTCGATCTCGGCGAGCACGTCACCATTCCATCACTGCCGGACGCCGCCGATTGGGAAGCCTACGAGGCGGCTCGCCAGAAGCTCATGCCGAACCTTTCACTCAGCGTCCCCGCCGCCCGATATCGAGCGTTGGTCGGCTAGCGGTCCATATGCAGGCGACACGGTATGCGCTCCTGGTAGGGCGCGTACCGCCTCAATCGATGAATGGATGACCGGCCGGAACCGACCTGTCGGCCGCGGATGGGCTGGTCGAGGACCAGTGAAGCCATTCCGCATTTCGCAGCGCAGGGTTTATACCATGTCGCAAATGCCATATATACAGCAATTCCGGCCAGGGAATTGCGCCATGCATCGTATCGGCTTTGTCGTCTTTCCAAGATTCCAGCTCATGGGCTTCGCCGCAGTGACCGCCTTCGAGATGGCCAATATCGCGCTGGGAGAGCCGGCCTACGAGATAGAGCTGCTTTCGGAAAGGGGCGGGGAGGTCACGTCGTCCGCCGGCTTCGGTGTCGTCACGAAAGCCTTCGATAACGCCGCCTACGACACGGTCATGTTCGGCGCCGGCTCGACGATCGAGCCGATGACCCCAGGGCTGATCGAGTTCGCGCATCACGCGCTCGAAACGGCGCGGCGCGTAGCTGCCCCATGCACGGGCGCCTTCATCCTCGCGGAAGCCGGCCTGCTGGATGGGCGCCGGGCGACCACCCACTGGGCCTTCGCACGCCAGTTCCAGGAGCGGTTCCCGACCGTGAAGGTCGAGGAGGACCGCATCTTTATCGTCGACGGCAGCGTGTGGACGTCTGCCGGGATGACGGCAAGCATCGATCTTGCGTTGGCGATGATCGAGAAGGACCACGGCCAGGACGTCGCACGCTCGGTCGCCCGCAAGCTCGTCGTCTACCACCGGCGCGCCGGCGGCCAGTCGCAGTTCTCCGCATTGCTCGAACTCGATCCGAAATCCGACCGGATCCAGCGATCGATCGATTACGCCAAGTCGCATCTGCGCGGAGTCCTGTCGGTGGAAGAGCTGGCGGATGCGGCCGGTTTGAGCGCGCGCCAGTTCAGCCGGGCGTTTCGGGCCGAAACCGGGCAGTCGCCCGCCAAGGCCGTGGAGAACCTTCGCGTGGAGGCGGCCCGGCTGATGATGGAGCAGGGCCGACATTCCATGGACGTGATCGCCGAAGAGACCGGCTTTGCCGATCGCGACCGCATGCGCCGGGCCTTTCTTCGCACGCTCGGCCAGCCGCCCCAAACGATCCGGCGAAATGCACGCGAGAGCGCATAGGGAGCGGCAAGCGGCCACCCGATCAGGCGCGTCGCCAGCCTCGGCAAGTGTCGACGCAGCGGCATGAAATTGTATCTCACTGTGTCTGGGCGCCTGATTTCGACACAGGCTTTCAATTTCGCCGGCTGAGGACACAGTGAAGACAAGTGTGTGCCTGCATCTGCTGCTGTCTTCACACAGTCGGGTAAGAATCAATGACAGAGGAACTCAACCAGCCGCGGCGGCATTTCATGGGAATGGCGGCGTTGGCCGTCGCAGCCGCTAAGCTCGGCATGACGAGCATCGCCCACGCGCAACCAAGCAGCCAGGTCCACATTCCCGCGACCGCGCCTGGGACGAACACATCCTTCGCCTCGATCAAGCAGATCGACGCCGGCGTGCTGAATGTCGGCTATGCCGAGCTCGGCGCGAGCGACGCGCCTGTGGTCATCCTTCTGCATGGCTGGCCCTATGACATTCATACCTATGTCGATGTGGCACCGCTCTTGGCGGACGCCGGCTACCGGGTGATCGTTCCCTATCTGCGTGGCTATGGCACGACGCGCTTCCTGTCGCCCGACACGCCGCGCAACGGCCAACAGTCGGCGATTGCCGCTGACATCATCGACCTGATGGATGCGCTCGGGATCGAGAAGGCGGTCATCGCCGGCTGCGATTGGGGAGCGCGAACCGCCAACATCATCGCCGCTCTCTGGCCGGAGCGGTGCAAGGCCCTGGTTTCGGTGAGCGGCTACCTCATCGGCAGCCGTGACCTGAACAAGAAGCCCTTGCCGCCGAAGGCGGAACTTGCCTGGTGGTACCAGTTCTACTTTGCCACCGAACGCGGCAGAGCCGGCTACGAGCAAAACCGCGCCGAATTCGCGAGGCTCATCTGGCAGCTCGCATCGCCGAAATGGAATTTCGACGACGCCACCTTCAACCGCAGCGCAGCGGCGTTCGAGAACCCGGATCATGTCGACATCACCGTCCACAATTATCGCTGGCGGATCAGCCTGGCTGATGGCGAGCGAAAATACGACGATCTGGAAGAGAAGCTCGCCAAATTCCCATTGCTCGACGTGCCGACGATCACCCTGGAGGGCGATGCCAATGGCGCCCCGCATCCGGAGCCTTCGGCCTATGCCAAGAAGTTTTCCGGCAAGTATGAGCATCGGTTGATCACGGGCGGCATCGGTCACAACCTGCCGCAGGAAGCGCCGCAGGCTTTCGCCCAGGCCGTTGTCGACGTCGATCGTTTCTGATCCGCTTAGCTTGCGGGCGGTGATTGCTGAACGCCTGCCCGTGCATGCGGTGACGATCATCCCCCGGGGCGGCACAGCCACATCGGCCGCCTTCCGTCGCCCCTTGCAGACTGGGAGCATGATCGTGCCCGGACTTTATTCGCTAATGGCAAGCCTTTTGCTCCGATGTTTGTGTCGATACCGGTTGCCGTGGGCGCGTTTCGGGACGAACGTTATCAAGCAGCACGTTCCTGGGCAGAGAAGACGTTACCCAAGCTCATTCGCTACAACCGGCTCGATAAAGGTGGGCACTTTGCCCGCCTGGAGCAGCTGGAAGTGTTAGCGCGCGAGCTCAGAGCCTCGTTCAAGTCATTGCGTTAGTCGATTGAAAAGAAACAAAGGCGCGCCCCTGCGTCGCCTTTTCAGACACAAGGAGAAAGCCATGACAGCTGCAACCAGCACCGAGAGAGTGCCAACGGTGGACCTGAAGCTCGAGGTCGTCGTCATCCCTGTTTCGGACGTCGACCGTGCCAAGAGTTTTTATGGCGGCCTCGGTTGGCGGCTCGACGCCGACTTTGCCGTCGGTGACACCTTCCGCGTCGTGCAGTTCACGCCGCCGGGCTCGCCGAGCTCGATCCATTTCGGCAAGGGGATCACCTCGGTCACGCCCGGATCGGTAGGTGGCATGTACCTGGTCGTGTCGGACATCGAGGTCGCGCGCGCCGAACTCATCAACCAGGGCGCCGAGGTGAGCGAAATCTTCCATCGCGCCGGTCCCGGACAGCCGCCGGTGAGCGGACGTCACCCCGAGCGTGGCAGCTATCGCTCCTACGCCACGTTCAGCGATCCGGACGGCAACGGCTGGCTGCTCCAGGAGGTCACCGAGCGCTTGCCTGGACGCGTCGACGCGGGCGCCACGACATTCGCCTCGGTGGCCGATCTCGCTAGCGCCTTCCGGCGTGCGGAGGCTGCCCACGGCGAATACGAGAAGCAACTCGGCCACCGGGACGAGGATTGGCCCAACTGGTACGCCGAGTACATCGTCCGGGAACAGGCCGGCGAGCCGCAACCGTCGTGAGCGGCGACCGCCGTGTAAATGAGTGCGAAGGCAGGGTGGTCCGCAAGCCGCCCTGTTGCCCTGGAGCGCGCCAGTTCACGATTTAAGTGAAATGAAAGATGTAACTCTTTGAAACTTCGTAGTTTTGGACGGAATCTCGCTGCATATTTTTCCCTGCATTGCTCTATCCGCGAAGGGTGATTTCCGCCGCCAGACCGCCACCCTCGCGGTTGCGCAAGGTCAATGAGGCGCCGATGACGGTCGCGAGTTGCTGGGCGATGGCAAGGCCGAGACCCGTCCCGCCGGTTTCGCGGTTGCGTGACTGTTCCAGGCGATAGAAGGGTTCCATCACCGCTTCCAGCTCGCTTTCCGGAATGCCTGGGCCGCGATCGAGGACCTTTATGACCACGGTGTCGTCGGCGCGGCGCTGCACCCCAATTTCCGCCCCGCCGCCGAACTTCAGCGCATTGTCGATCAGGTTGGTGAGGATTCGCTTCAAGGCGTGCGGCCGGGTCACGATGGCCCCGCCGCTCAATTCTCCGACGGTGACGGCCTTGCCGGTATCCTGATAGTCATAGGCCAGACTCTCGATGAACGAGGCGAGATCGATGCGCGAGGCCTTTTCGTCGTTGCCGTGGGCGCTGCGCGCATAGGCGACCCCTTCCTTGACGAGACGTTCGACTTCGTCGAGGTCCTGAATCAGCTTGTTCCTGTCAATGGATTCTTCGGCCATTTCCGCGCGGAGCTTCATGCGCGTAATCGGAGTCTGGAGATCATGTGAG comes from the Sinorhizobium garamanticum genome and includes:
- a CDS encoding tautomerase family protein, with protein sequence MPIVTVQVTREGSAPGRNSVTAEEKAEIIKGVSEVLLNVLNKPLESTYVVIEEVDLDNWGWGGLPTVQYRQQRAAETKS
- a CDS encoding SDR family NAD(P)-dependent oxidoreductase — encoded protein: MATEQKVVIITGASQGIGAGLVRAYRDRNYRVVATSRSIKPSADPDIHTVAGDISKPETAERIVREALERYGRIDSLVNNAGVFLAKPFVEMSEEDYEHNLGVNVAGFFHITRRAAAEMLKQGSGHIVSITTSLVDQPMVGMPSALASLTKGGLNAVTRSLAMEFSKSGIRVNAVSPGIIKTPMHAPETHSALAGLHPVGRLGDIRDIVDAVLYLETAGFVTGEILHVDGGQNAGRW
- a CDS encoding LysR family transcriptional regulator → MDRIDAMKVFITAIDEGSLAGAARRLKRSPTAVSRALSFLEAHVGVELLHRTTRTLKLSEAGQRYAAACRRVLTDLEEADMLAGGERSAPRGMLTISAPPILGEEMLRPILDDFLDLYPAVSAQLLLLDRLVNLVDEGVDIALRIGHLPDSSLISTRLGGDVRRVVVASPRYLANHPRIDEPADLAKHQIVAFTNFGLESWSFTPAKGSSIPRTVQFTPRCIVNSVRAAAASAAAGHGLTRLYSYHVAEYVRDGRLRIVLADAEHPPLPAHMLAPQGRMSVPKVRAFVNFAAPRLRSEFARLAAEAGTLR
- a CDS encoding type 1 glutamine amidotransferase domain-containing protein, which produces MKILMVLTSHDQLGNTGKPTGFWLEEFAAPYYVFKDAGAEITLASPKGGQPPIDPKSDEPGNQTEAMERFKKDPAAQKALATTIKLGEVKADGFDAIFYPGGHGPLWDLADDKNSITLIEDFYNAGKPVAAVCHGPAVLHKVTYQGQPIVKGKRVTGFTNSEEEAVQLTDVVPFLVEDELKRLGGRYEKAADWADFTVVDGRLITGQNPSSSTSAAKELLKLLQ
- a CDS encoding cytochrome c biogenesis protein DipZ; the encoded protein is MILFTIAYLAGVLTIVSPCILPVLPFVFSRAGQPFARSILPMLIGKVVTFAGVATLAAIGGDWAVQANEAGRYAAIAVLAVFGVMLLSPQLAAIVTRPAVALGNRLSQRTVGQKASVGASLLLGVATGLLWAPCAGPILGLVLTGAALHGANVETTLLLTAYAAGAATSLALAVLAGGRVFAAMKRSLGLGERLRQGLGITVLAGVAAIALGLDTGLLARLSYAGTTNLEQALLNRLRADASGATTVDRAASPADRQQQTYRSSLPVEGILPPLDGAVEWLNSKPLTVEALRGKVVLIDFWTYSCINCIRTIPYVRAWAEKYRDQGLVVIGVHAPEFAFEKSIDNVKRAVRDFKIGYPVAIDNDFAIWRAFGNSYWPAHYFIDAKGQIRHHHFGEGDYEQSERVIQDLLAEAAGDRRAGSGLVRPEVKGAEAAPDFANLQSGEDYVGYMRAANFVSPEGVAADEPRDYTSGKPRLNQWGLAGNWTVGPEQATLNRAGGGITYKFSARDLHLVLGPGAGGRKVRFQVKVDGVAPGPDHGADIDRDGNGAVSETRLYQLVRQSGEVRERTFEIRFLDPGVEAFVFTFG
- a CDS encoding SDR family NAD(P)-dependent oxidoreductase translates to MTQHSKGTALITGASSGIGAIYADRLARKGYDLILVARNQARLDELARRLADDTGRTVEVVTADLGKKADLHRIGQILQTDASITMLVNNAGIGATAPLLDSDIEKMEEMITLNVSALTRLTYAAVPGFVARGNGAIINIASIVGIAPEVLNGVYGGSKAFVLAFTLSLQKELAEKNIRIQAVLPGATATDFWGIAGTPLEHVPSEIVMPAEDMVDAALAGFDLGEHVTIPSLPDAADWEAYEAARQKLMPNLSLSVPAARYRALVG
- a CDS encoding GlxA family transcriptional regulator, translating into MHRIGFVVFPRFQLMGFAAVTAFEMANIALGEPAYEIELLSERGGEVTSSAGFGVVTKAFDNAAYDTVMFGAGSTIEPMTPGLIEFAHHALETARRVAAPCTGAFILAEAGLLDGRRATTHWAFARQFQERFPTVKVEEDRIFIVDGSVWTSAGMTASIDLALAMIEKDHGQDVARSVARKLVVYHRRAGGQSQFSALLELDPKSDRIQRSIDYAKSHLRGVLSVEELADAAGLSARQFSRAFRAETGQSPAKAVENLRVEAARLMMEQGRHSMDVIAEETGFADRDRMRRAFLRTLGQPPQTIRRNARESA
- a CDS encoding alpha/beta fold hydrolase, whose translation is MTEELNQPRRHFMGMAALAVAAAKLGMTSIAHAQPSSQVHIPATAPGTNTSFASIKQIDAGVLNVGYAELGASDAPVVILLHGWPYDIHTYVDVAPLLADAGYRVIVPYLRGYGTTRFLSPDTPRNGQQSAIAADIIDLMDALGIEKAVIAGCDWGARTANIIAALWPERCKALVSVSGYLIGSRDLNKKPLPPKAELAWWYQFYFATERGRAGYEQNRAEFARLIWQLASPKWNFDDATFNRSAAAFENPDHVDITVHNYRWRISLADGERKYDDLEEKLAKFPLLDVPTITLEGDANGAPHPEPSAYAKKFSGKYEHRLITGGIGHNLPQEAPQAFAQAVVDVDRF
- a CDS encoding VOC family protein; amino-acid sequence: MTAATSTERVPTVDLKLEVVVIPVSDVDRAKSFYGGLGWRLDADFAVGDTFRVVQFTPPGSPSSIHFGKGITSVTPGSVGGMYLVVSDIEVARAELINQGAEVSEIFHRAGPGQPPVSGRHPERGSYRSYATFSDPDGNGWLLQEVTERLPGRVDAGATTFASVADLASAFRRAEAAHGEYEKQLGHRDEDWPNWYAEYIVREQAGEPQPS